In Vibrio alginolyticus NBRC 15630 = ATCC 17749, one genomic interval encodes:
- a CDS encoding AAA family ATPase: MNKLIVFSGGPGAGKNSVIEQLKTQGFICAPETGRQIIQTQVANHGSALPWNDKQAFRDEMMKAEVSNYRAFNVHQGNVFFDRSIVDVYGYSKLEQLPISHELITHCQTLRYHSQAFIFPPWTSIFSNDEERKQDFSEAVATYQQMVNAYHKFGYQLIEVPKMSVEDRVAFILGSVIEQG; this comes from the coding sequence TTGAATAAACTCATCGTATTCTCTGGTGGTCCCGGTGCAGGGAAAAATTCGGTAATCGAACAGCTAAAAACACAAGGTTTTATCTGCGCGCCAGAAACCGGCCGTCAAATAATACAAACGCAGGTTGCCAATCACGGTTCAGCATTACCTTGGAATGACAAACAAGCTTTTCGAGACGAAATGATGAAGGCAGAAGTGAGCAATTACCGAGCTTTCAATGTCCACCAAGGGAATGTGTTTTTTGATCGCAGTATTGTGGACGTATATGGCTACAGTAAGTTGGAACAACTGCCAATCTCGCATGAGCTCATCACGCATTGCCAGACGCTTCGTTATCATTCTCAAGCATTCATTTTTCCACCGTGGACGTCGATATTCAGCAACGACGAAGAGCGAAAGCAAGACTTTTCTGAAGCGGTGGCTACGTATCAACAGATGGTCAACGCTTATCACAAATTTGGTTATCAATTGATCGAAGTGCCCAAAATGTCAGTCGAAGACAGAGTAGCGTTTATTCTCGGCTCAGTCATCGAACAAGGCTGA
- a CDS encoding AGE family epimerase/isomerase → MSFKYLTLLLATTSMSSFADVGLPSGDDWLNHVTNGLAPYWMMESAHGQPAGNFPTFRCDNGVILDPQKPCGELNKGWISPHFDREYTRMKSRQTYAYGVLFHLTGDKQALELAKKGAYYLIDHLQDEKNGGFVSFTRSGKPGMEWQQRTSQDQAYALVGLAMYYYLTQDPKVEQALIDQQAFIFKQYRRSDDRGLAWVLKDGDGESAKQQELVAQLDQINGYLLLTAPLLPPPAQAKWKQDLQWLTQVMIDNYHSVKEQRFYGAIHHKAVMMPDAKHNDFGHTIKAYWMTYLTGQLLENSKWTEFGFKGMKHTLKQAQYQQNFEQVKALFSPEWQSKWTQEIIPAWQSRPYKHYSSSWEWAELDQAAMTVSLVDGSMKETLQYTLPTFMDVWVDHQYGGVGLSPKSTKAFHWGNGYHQFEHALVGYLYAQQMAKQPAKLYYARPSESKMPLNPYYFSADVKSLSSQSDGVTIATFTNIRP, encoded by the coding sequence ATGTCTTTTAAATATCTTACCTTATTGCTCGCAACGACGAGCATGAGCAGCTTTGCTGATGTAGGCCTGCCTTCGGGGGATGATTGGTTAAACCATGTGACGAATGGCCTAGCCCCATATTGGATGATGGAAAGCGCGCATGGACAACCTGCGGGGAATTTTCCGACTTTTCGTTGTGATAACGGTGTCATTCTCGACCCACAAAAGCCGTGTGGAGAATTAAACAAAGGGTGGATTAGCCCGCACTTCGATCGCGAATACACCCGCATGAAATCGCGCCAAACTTACGCTTATGGCGTGCTTTTTCATCTTACGGGTGACAAGCAAGCATTAGAGCTGGCAAAGAAAGGGGCTTATTACCTGATTGATCATCTACAAGATGAGAAAAACGGCGGCTTTGTGAGCTTTACGCGTAGTGGGAAACCGGGGATGGAGTGGCAACAACGAACTTCTCAAGACCAAGCTTACGCCTTGGTGGGTTTGGCGATGTATTACTACTTGACTCAAGATCCAAAGGTCGAACAAGCGCTCATCGACCAGCAAGCGTTTATATTTAAACAATACCGACGAAGCGATGATCGCGGTCTGGCTTGGGTTTTGAAAGACGGTGATGGGGAAAGTGCGAAGCAGCAAGAGCTAGTCGCTCAACTTGACCAGATCAATGGCTATCTGTTGTTAACGGCGCCACTTTTACCACCGCCAGCGCAAGCCAAGTGGAAGCAAGATCTGCAATGGCTGACGCAAGTGATGATAGATAACTACCATTCCGTCAAAGAGCAGCGCTTTTATGGCGCGATACACCACAAAGCAGTAATGATGCCAGATGCGAAACACAATGATTTTGGACACACCATCAAGGCGTATTGGATGACGTATCTGACAGGTCAGTTGTTGGAAAATTCAAAGTGGACAGAGTTTGGTTTCAAAGGAATGAAACACACGCTTAAGCAAGCGCAATACCAGCAAAACTTTGAGCAAGTCAAAGCGCTTTTCTCACCAGAATGGCAGAGTAAATGGACGCAAGAGATCATTCCTGCTTGGCAATCAAGACCATACAAGCACTATAGCTCGTCTTGGGAATGGGCAGAGCTCGATCAAGCGGCAATGACAGTTTCTCTTGTCGATGGTTCGATGAAAGAAACGCTTCAATACACGTTACCCACTTTTATGGACGTATGGGTGGATCATCAATATGGAGGAGTCGGTCTGAGTCCTAAGTCAACCAAAGCGTTCCATTGGGGAAATGGTTACCACCAGTTTGAACATGCGTTGGTCGGGTATTTGTACGCGCAACAAATGGCAAAACAGCCTGCCAAGCTTTACTACGCACGACCATCAGAGAGCAAAATGCCACTTAATCCGTATTACTTTAGCGCAGACGTAAAATCGTTGTCGTCACAAAGTGATGGAGTCACCATCGCGACATTCACCAATATTCGACCTTAG
- a CDS encoding YceK/YidQ family lipoprotein, which produces MKIKLFKKLQVVFLVVSASLMVGCSSIDAHAGGGYGKPFSGTALSVARQPCYLRADITSIALYPLSLIDIPLSLATDVVFLPVDLVMVVTPTTSYGGVVSLGCPSGSMI; this is translated from the coding sequence ATGAAAATAAAACTATTTAAAAAGCTACAAGTTGTATTTCTTGTGGTGTCAGCATCTTTAATGGTGGGGTGTTCATCTATAGATGCGCATGCTGGTGGCGGATACGGAAAGCCGTTTTCAGGCACCGCGTTATCAGTCGCACGACAACCTTGCTATTTAAGAGCTGATATTACTTCTATCGCGTTATACCCACTATCATTGATTGACATTCCTTTGTCGTTAGCAACGGACGTTGTGTTTCTTCCTGTTGATTTAGTCATGGTAGTTACGCCAACAACGAGTTATGGCGGTGTTGTTTCTCTAGGTTGTCCAAGCGGAAGCATGATCTAA
- a CDS encoding ABZJ_00895 family protein: MKVELKSNYSESEINQPPSVLLVTSLLCLASVCWAALLLAIEYIVGIEMSGTGFLSTLIPAMSVGYYFGYKTGDVMPSKTRWYAVLLWTLASLVVFSLILMSLDISPFYLLSELGGVSIFIAIIMLITIGIAYLILKSGEKMAIRVLLKAKESQ; this comes from the coding sequence ATGAAAGTGGAATTAAAAAGTAACTATTCAGAATCAGAAATAAACCAGCCACCATCGGTACTTCTTGTTACGTCTCTGTTGTGTCTGGCGTCCGTTTGTTGGGCTGCATTGCTGTTGGCCATTGAATATATTGTTGGGATAGAAATGAGTGGTACAGGCTTTCTTAGCACGTTAATCCCAGCCATGAGTGTTGGTTATTACTTCGGCTACAAGACTGGAGATGTAATGCCATCAAAAACAAGATGGTATGCTGTTTTACTGTGGACTTTAGCAAGTTTGGTAGTGTTCTCTCTTATCTTAATGTCGTTAGATATTTCTCCGTTTTATTTATTATCTGAGCTCGGTGGGGTAAGTATTTTTATTGCTATCATAATGCTAATAACGATTGGCATCGCCTACTTAATTTTAAAAAGTGGTGAGAAAATGGCGATTAGAGTATTACTCAAAGCCAAGGAAAGTCAGTAG
- the def gene encoding peptide deformylase gives MAVLEILSIPDPRLKVKAEKVTDVSTVQTLIDDMLETLYATGNGIGLASTQVGRKEAVVVIDISDERNDPLILVNPEVVSGENKALGQEGCLSVPEYYADVERYTSVVVSALDRDGNPITIESDEFLAIVMQHEIDHLSGNLFIDYLSPLKQKMAMKKVKKYVKSQAK, from the coding sequence ATGGCAGTCCTCGAAATTCTCTCCATTCCAGACCCAAGGCTTAAAGTAAAAGCAGAAAAAGTCACTGATGTATCGACAGTACAAACGCTGATAGACGATATGCTAGAAACACTTTACGCAACGGGCAATGGTATCGGTTTAGCTTCAACCCAAGTAGGCAGAAAAGAGGCGGTTGTTGTCATCGATATCTCTGACGAACGCAATGATCCTTTAATCTTGGTTAACCCAGAAGTGGTGAGCGGAGAAAACAAAGCACTTGGTCAAGAAGGGTGCCTATCTGTTCCTGAGTACTACGCAGATGTAGAGCGTTACACGTCAGTTGTTGTTTCTGCACTAGACCGTGATGGCAACCCGATTACAATCGAGAGCGATGAGTTCTTGGCGATTGTGATGCAGCACGAAATTGATCACCTATCTGGTAACTTGTTCATTGATTACCTTTCACCGTTAAAGCAAAAAATGGCGATGAAAAAAGTGAAGAAGTACGTAAAATCGCAAGCTAAGTAA
- a CDS encoding helix-turn-helix domain-containing protein produces MDIAEVVRKSGLPTSTLRYYEQLGLIRSIGRNGLRRQYSPEVLNTLNLISLGRIAGISLNEMAEMLNQSEVSKPYIDRDLLTKKALEIDEQIKRLKAVRDSLNHVATCPHESHMDCSSFQRLMKVVKRYVPQKQR; encoded by the coding sequence ATGGATATTGCAGAAGTGGTTAGAAAATCAGGATTGCCGACTTCAACGCTCAGGTACTACGAACAGCTGGGGTTAATTCGCTCGATAGGAAGGAATGGATTGAGACGCCAATATTCACCAGAGGTACTCAATACACTCAATTTAATTAGTTTGGGGCGTATCGCTGGAATATCGCTTAACGAAATGGCAGAAATGTTGAATCAATCAGAAGTTTCAAAGCCATATATCGATCGTGACTTACTAACGAAAAAGGCACTTGAGATTGATGAGCAAATAAAACGTTTGAAAGCGGTGCGAGACAGCCTAAACCATGTTGCCACCTGCCCTCATGAGTCACATATGGACTGTTCTTCATTTCAAAGGCTTATGAAGGTCGTAAAGCGTTATGTCCCCCAAAAGCAGAGATAA
- a CDS encoding DUF2938 domain-containing protein, with amino-acid sequence MLLLMGLQAVLIGIGATLIMDLWAWLQRRVFGIPSLNYALVARWVLYMPQGKLMHAPIMASEAMPGEKSLGWFLHYAIGVTFALAHVTVFGHHWLVEPSLMPSLITGVVTLIFPFLVIQPCLGFGFAASKTPTPWKARFLSTLAHLGYGLGLFIAGFAIKVTSQYFA; translated from the coding sequence ATGCTGCTTTTAATGGGATTGCAAGCGGTGCTAATAGGGATTGGTGCCACTTTGATAATGGATTTATGGGCATGGTTACAAAGGAGAGTGTTTGGTATTCCTTCATTAAACTATGCGTTGGTTGCGCGCTGGGTTTTGTACATGCCCCAAGGAAAGCTTATGCATGCGCCAATTATGGCGTCAGAGGCGATGCCGGGAGAAAAGTCACTTGGCTGGTTTTTGCATTATGCCATCGGCGTTACTTTCGCTTTGGCTCACGTTACTGTTTTTGGTCATCATTGGTTGGTAGAGCCCAGTCTAATGCCCAGCTTAATTACAGGCGTGGTAACGTTGATCTTCCCATTTTTGGTCATTCAACCTTGTCTAGGATTTGGTTTTGCTGCGAGTAAAACCCCAACACCTTGGAAAGCCCGTTTTCTTAGCACATTGGCGCATTTGGGTTATGGTTTGGGTTTATTCATAGCCGGGTTTGCAATCAAAGTTACGAGCCAGTATTTTGCATAG
- a CDS encoding phospholipase A has product MASKVAGISILSLLAAPVAMGETASAYDLCLLDKIKQSKGEETIKSIRAQCELDTVTSTVPADPEIEEPEELQESLVDKRLESERENAFEPFSLVAHRVNYILPFTYSDRVNKRAYADTKYGDELRKEEAEFQISFKVPMNYDDLLFDGDGLFFGMTLKSFWQVYTGAASRPFRETNYRPELFYYTPTDWKPLDGSTWLGFGIEHESNGQRQELSRSWNRVYANLTFAKDNFAVSIQPWWRIPEDEKTSPNDPKGDDNPDIEDYMGHFELSSAYKWNGYEFTFLGRQNFQTHKGFAELGVSFPIWGKVQGYAQYSAGYGKSLIDYDHNQQRIGVGIAINGVL; this is encoded by the coding sequence ATGGCTTCAAAAGTGGCAGGGATATCAATACTGAGTTTATTGGCAGCGCCAGTTGCGATGGGAGAAACAGCCAGTGCTTATGATTTATGTTTGCTAGACAAAATAAAGCAAAGCAAAGGTGAAGAAACCATAAAGAGCATTCGCGCGCAGTGTGAGCTTGACACAGTAACCAGCACAGTGCCCGCAGATCCAGAAATTGAAGAGCCTGAAGAACTTCAGGAAAGTTTGGTCGACAAGCGTTTGGAATCAGAACGAGAAAACGCGTTCGAACCGTTTAGCCTAGTCGCGCATCGCGTTAACTATATTCTTCCGTTTACATACAGTGATCGTGTAAATAAACGCGCGTATGCCGACACCAAATACGGCGATGAACTGCGTAAGGAAGAGGCGGAGTTCCAAATCAGTTTTAAAGTACCAATGAACTATGATGACTTGTTGTTTGATGGAGATGGTCTGTTTTTTGGAATGACTCTTAAATCATTTTGGCAGGTATACACGGGTGCAGCATCTCGTCCATTCCGTGAAACCAATTATCGTCCAGAGCTTTTTTACTACACCCCAACAGACTGGAAACCACTTGATGGTTCGACTTGGTTAGGTTTTGGTATTGAACATGAGTCTAACGGTCAGAGACAGGAGCTATCGCGCAGTTGGAACCGTGTCTATGCCAACTTAACCTTTGCAAAAGACAATTTTGCGGTTTCTATCCAGCCTTGGTGGCGTATACCTGAAGATGAAAAGACATCGCCTAATGATCCCAAAGGTGATGATAACCCGGATATCGAAGACTATATGGGACACTTTGAGCTATCGAGTGCTTACAAGTGGAATGGTTACGAGTTTACCTTTTTAGGTCGCCAGAACTTTCAAACACATAAGGGTTTTGCAGAACTGGGTGTGTCATTTCCGATTTGGGGCAAAGTTCAGGGGTACGCACAATACTCAGCGGGTTATGGTAAGAGCTTGATCGACTATGATCATAATCAGCAGCGGATTGGTGTTGGTATTGCAATCAACGGTGTTTTGTAG
- a CDS encoding metal-dependent hydrolase, whose amino-acid sequence MDPLTQGLLGAALPLAVSNKRNLAVVGVLGVVSGMAPDLDVLIRSSTDPLLYLEYHRQFTHSLLFIPFGSFICALLLYPLFAKKRGLSFRQSWFYCALGYSTHALLDACTSYGTQLLWPISNTRYAWNTISVIDPAFTLPILILLLFVALKRSPNYARIAFLWCLAYLSLGTIQRDRAEVAGWEIVKERQHNAIQLKAKPSFSNLLVWKLIYETEESYYVDAVRVGRSIKIYPGESTPKLNIKEQFPWLNPQSQQARDIERFRWFSNGFVATDPNNEMRIVDMRYSIVPNQINALWGINLSPKASADAHVEYTAHRGSTAEDRQVFFNMLTDFE is encoded by the coding sequence ATGGATCCGTTAACGCAAGGTTTATTGGGTGCAGCTTTGCCACTGGCGGTGAGCAACAAGCGAAACCTTGCAGTTGTTGGCGTGTTGGGCGTGGTCTCTGGGATGGCTCCGGATTTAGATGTGCTAATCCGTTCTTCAACTGATCCTTTGCTGTATTTGGAATACCATCGCCAATTTACTCACTCGCTCTTGTTTATCCCGTTTGGTAGTTTCATTTGTGCTTTGTTGTTGTATCCATTGTTCGCAAAAAAGCGAGGACTAAGCTTCCGGCAGAGTTGGTTTTACTGCGCGCTTGGTTATAGTACCCATGCGTTATTAGACGCATGCACCAGTTATGGAACACAGCTTCTATGGCCGATAAGCAACACGCGTTATGCTTGGAACACTATTTCGGTAATCGACCCCGCGTTCACACTCCCTATTTTAATATTGCTTTTGTTTGTTGCACTGAAGCGAAGCCCAAACTATGCCCGCATTGCATTTTTATGGTGCCTGGCTTACCTAAGTCTTGGAACGATACAACGAGATAGAGCAGAAGTAGCTGGTTGGGAAATCGTCAAAGAGCGACAACACAACGCTATACAATTAAAAGCCAAACCAAGTTTCAGCAATCTTTTGGTTTGGAAACTAATTTATGAAACGGAAGAGAGCTACTATGTAGATGCCGTAAGGGTGGGGCGTTCAATAAAAATTTACCCTGGCGAATCAACTCCAAAGTTAAATATAAAAGAGCAATTTCCGTGGCTAAACCCGCAATCGCAACAAGCAAGAGACATCGAACGTTTCCGTTGGTTTTCAAACGGTTTTGTAGCGACGGATCCGAATAATGAAATGCGAATTGTTGATATGCGTTATTCCATCGTACCAAACCAAATTAATGCGTTATGGGGCATCAATCTATCCCCAAAAGCCAGCGCAGACGCGCACGTTGAATACACTGCTCATCGAGGAAGTACTGCAGAAGATCGCCAAGTTTTTTTCAACATGCTTACGGATTTTGAGTGA
- a CDS encoding ABC transporter ATP-binding protein/permease, translating to MSRKNNKNLSILLKLNTFIAPYKWRVAAALVALVATASLTLSVGYGVRILIDQGFAQQSLQELTNAIQFIVGVTLCIAIGTFFRFYLVSAVGERVSADIRLAVFNHVITLHPSYFETNSSGDIMSRLTTDTTLLQSIIGSSFSMAMRSALMCFGAIIMLFATNVKLTLIVLASVPLVLVPILFYGRRVRALSRQSQDSMADVGSYAGEAIEHIKTVQSFSSESHEQAAFAVEVEKAYEIGRQRVKQRAILISGVIVIVFSAISGMLWVGGSDVIHGKMSAGDLAAFVFYAIMVASSTATISEVMGELQRAAGATERLIEILQVDSDIKAPSNHLPVRSDMPAEINFNSVSFNYPSRLNQPAIKELNLTAEQGKVLALVGPSGAGKTTLFELLQRFYDPQQGQVLFGGEDIRQFDPNELRRQMALVPQQPALFSHDVFHNIRYGNPKATDEQVIEAAKKAHAHEFIEKLPEGYHSFLGERGVRLSGGQKQRIAIARAILKDPKILLLDEATSALDSESEHHVQQALEALMKGRTTLIIAHRLSTIQHADKIAVLDNGELVDVGNHQSLMQSCELYQRLVALQFKHLE from the coding sequence ATGAGCAGAAAAAATAACAAAAATCTCAGCATTCTTCTTAAACTCAACACCTTTATTGCACCTTATAAATGGCGGGTTGCGGCAGCCTTGGTTGCCCTTGTCGCGACAGCAAGTTTGACGTTATCCGTTGGCTATGGAGTGCGCATTCTTATCGACCAAGGCTTTGCTCAGCAATCATTGCAAGAGCTCACCAATGCGATTCAGTTTATTGTCGGTGTCACATTGTGTATTGCCATTGGGACTTTCTTTCGCTTTTACCTTGTCTCTGCCGTAGGTGAGCGCGTTAGTGCGGATATTCGCCTTGCGGTGTTTAACCATGTGATTACGCTGCATCCGAGCTATTTTGAGACTAACAGTAGTGGCGACATAATGTCGCGCCTGACTACCGATACCACATTGCTGCAAAGCATTATCGGTTCATCGTTCTCAATGGCGATGCGTAGCGCTTTGATGTGCTTTGGTGCCATCATTATGTTATTCGCTACCAACGTTAAGCTCACGCTGATTGTGCTTGCTTCTGTGCCTTTGGTTTTGGTACCAATTTTGTTTTATGGACGACGTGTGCGTGCGCTCTCTCGTCAAAGTCAGGACTCAATGGCTGATGTTGGCAGCTACGCTGGAGAAGCGATAGAACATATTAAAACCGTGCAAAGTTTTAGCTCAGAGTCGCATGAACAAGCGGCTTTCGCTGTCGAGGTGGAAAAAGCTTATGAAATAGGCAGACAGAGAGTAAAACAGCGCGCGATCCTGATATCAGGCGTTATTGTGATTGTGTTCAGCGCGATTTCAGGCATGCTTTGGGTAGGCGGCAGCGATGTGATTCACGGAAAAATGTCTGCGGGTGACCTAGCCGCATTTGTGTTTTATGCCATTATGGTTGCCTCATCGACTGCAACCATTTCCGAAGTCATGGGTGAATTGCAAAGAGCCGCAGGTGCTACCGAACGGCTGATTGAGATCCTTCAAGTAGACAGTGATATTAAAGCGCCAAGCAACCATTTGCCTGTCCGTTCCGACATGCCTGCTGAGATTAACTTTAATTCGGTGAGTTTCAACTACCCTTCTCGCCTAAATCAACCAGCAATCAAAGAATTAAATCTAACCGCTGAACAAGGAAAAGTACTGGCGTTAGTCGGCCCTTCTGGTGCAGGTAAAACAACACTATTCGAACTGCTGCAACGATTTTATGACCCACAGCAAGGGCAAGTGTTATTTGGTGGTGAAGATATTCGACAGTTCGACCCAAACGAACTTCGACGTCAAATGGCGCTCGTACCACAACAACCAGCGCTGTTTAGCCATGATGTTTTCCATAATATTCGCTACGGTAATCCTAAAGCGACGGATGAACAAGTTATCGAAGCCGCGAAAAAAGCCCATGCCCATGAGTTTATTGAGAAGCTTCCCGAAGGCTATCACAGCTTTTTAGGCGAGCGCGGCGTTAGGCTATCGGGCGGACAAAAGCAGCGCATTGCGATTGCTCGCGCGATTCTAAAAGATCCAAAAATCTTACTGCTAGACGAAGCTACCAGCGCCCTTGATAGTGAAAGTGAACATCACGTTCAGCAAGCACTTGAAGCTCTAATGAAAGGACGCACAACGTTGATTATTGCTCATCGTCTTTCGACTATCCAACATGCGGATAAAATTGCGGTGCTCGACAATGGCGAGTTAGTCGATGTTGGTAACCACCAATCATTAATGCAAAGCTGTGAGTTGTATCAGCGACTTGTGGCATTGCAATTTAAGCACTTGGAGTAA
- a CDS encoding 3'-5' exonuclease — MPQANSVVVLDFETTGLSPTLGDRAIEIGAVKLVNGEVVDSFQQLMNPGFRVSSFIENYTGITNNMLRSAPSCEEVMASFSEFIAGENLIAHNASFDKRFLDAELERINCGYSGEFACTLLVARRLIQDAPSHKLSELVRYKNIDNDGVFHRALADAQMTAKLWLLMVEGIENSGVEKPSFQLMQTVSKTAKGKVDLLLAKSRA; from the coding sequence ATGCCTCAAGCAAACTCTGTGGTCGTACTCGACTTTGAAACCACAGGTCTCTCTCCTACTTTAGGTGATCGCGCAATAGAAATTGGTGCAGTAAAGTTAGTCAATGGCGAGGTTGTCGATAGTTTTCAGCAACTCATGAATCCCGGTTTCAGAGTGAGTTCTTTCATTGAGAACTACACCGGCATTACCAACAATATGTTGCGATCGGCACCAAGCTGCGAAGAGGTAATGGCGTCATTTAGTGAGTTCATTGCTGGCGAGAACCTTATCGCTCACAACGCGTCCTTCGATAAACGATTTTTAGATGCAGAGCTTGAACGAATCAACTGTGGTTATTCGGGTGAGTTTGCTTGCACCTTACTGGTGGCAAGACGGCTCATTCAAGATGCCCCATCACATAAGTTAAGTGAACTTGTTCGCTATAAAAATATCGACAACGACGGCGTTTTCCACCGTGCACTAGCCGATGCGCAAATGACAGCCAAGCTTTGGCTCTTAATGGTCGAAGGGATAGAAAACTCAGGCGTCGAAAAACCAAGTTTTCAGTTGATGCAAACGGTCAGTAAAACAGCCAAAGGAAAAGTCGACCTGCTACTCGCCAAAAGCCGTGCGTAA
- a CDS encoding immunity 49 family protein, whose translation METIKNHYLDIPEERKLRIFREEDEDFYNFWEEMLDEKQSFYQQPLKRMKGDAWYSLDSFFTASKYGQHQASPAYIKRALELLNNVYLLANHSDKVVEFSVGHRHFSEVGNRSIAGGTMDAWLDEICLAMAARDWRCVELMTIMDESLVRLKDPFDVALVEFVNGVFSNSSALPELLQTVMEKSSPQYLESTRVPYVHSLFIPFVNVFVAIIDGDEAHYQEALRDALEAHYQFYINEDVRYSPKGNVSLKLIGLAALAYDKYGWTIPETAYLPKWLVYGEHDLCSK comes from the coding sequence ATGGAAACAATAAAAAATCACTATTTAGATATACCTGAAGAAAGAAAATTGCGTATTTTTCGTGAGGAAGATGAAGATTTTTACAACTTCTGGGAAGAAATGCTTGATGAAAAACAATCTTTTTATCAGCAACCTCTCAAAAGAATGAAAGGCGACGCTTGGTATTCGCTTGATTCATTCTTCACTGCTTCAAAATACGGACAACATCAGGCCTCGCCAGCTTATATAAAAAGAGCGCTTGAGTTACTGAATAACGTGTACTTGCTGGCCAATCATTCAGACAAAGTGGTTGAATTCTCCGTTGGGCACCGACATTTTTCGGAAGTAGGTAACCGTTCTATTGCAGGGGGAACGATGGATGCTTGGTTGGATGAAATCTGTTTAGCGATGGCCGCGAGAGATTGGCGCTGCGTAGAGCTGATGACCATCATGGATGAGTCGTTAGTGCGTTTAAAAGATCCATTCGATGTTGCGCTAGTCGAGTTCGTTAACGGTGTATTTAGCAATTCATCAGCGTTACCAGAGTTATTGCAAACTGTGATGGAGAAATCCTCCCCGCAATACTTAGAATCAACCAGAGTGCCATATGTACACTCTTTGTTTATTCCATTTGTGAATGTGTTTGTTGCCATTATCGATGGCGATGAGGCACATTATCAAGAGGCACTGAGGGATGCGTTAGAGGCGCATTACCAGTTCTACATAAATGAAGATGTTCGCTATTCGCCAAAAGGAAATGTTTCTCTGAAACTGATTGGTCTTGCTGCATTGGCATACGATAAGTATGGCTGGACAATTCCAGAAACCGCATATTTGCCAAAGTGGCTCGTTTACGGTGAGCATGATCTCTGTTCTAAATAA
- a CDS encoding immunity 49 family protein, whose translation MEPMKNHYLEIPEERKLRIFREEDERFYSFWEKMLDEKQSFYQQPLKRMKGDAWDSLEAFFTASEFGQHQASPAYIKRALELLNNVYLLANHSEQVVEFSVGHRHFSEVGNRSVAGGTMDAWLDEICLTMAARDWRGVELMTIMDESLVRLKDPFDVALVEFVNGVFSNSSALPELLQTVMEKSSPQYLESTRVPYVHSLFIPFVNVFVAIIDGDEAHYQEALRDALEAHYQFYMNEDVRYSPKGNVSLKLIGLAALAYDKYGWTIPETAYLPKWLVYGEQDLCSK comes from the coding sequence ATGGAACCAATGAAAAATCACTATTTAGAGATACCTGAAGAAAGAAAATTGCGTATTTTTCGTGAAGAAGACGAACGTTTCTATAGTTTTTGGGAAAAAATGCTTGATGAAAAACAATCTTTTTATCAGCAACCTCTTAAAAGAATGAAAGGCGATGCTTGGGATTCGCTTGAGGCATTCTTCACCGCTTCCGAATTCGGACAACATCAGGCCTCGCCAGCTTACATAAAAAGGGCGCTTGAGTTACTGAATAACGTGTACTTGCTGGCCAATCATTCAGAGCAAGTTGTTGAATTCTCCGTTGGGCACCGACATTTTTCGGAAGTAGGTAACCGTTCTGTTGCAGGGGGAACGATGGATGCTTGGTTGGATGAAATCTGTTTAACGATGGCCGCGAGAGATTGGCGCGGCGTAGAGCTGATGACCATCATGGATGAGTCGTTAGTGCGTTTAAAAGATCCATTCGATGTTGCGCTAGTCGAGTTCGTTAACGGTGTATTTAGCAATTCATCAGCGTTACCTGAGTTATTGCAAACTGTGATGGAGAAATCTTCTCCGCAATACTTAGAATCAACCAGAGTGCCCTATGTACATTCTTTGTTTATTCCATTTGTGAATGTGTTTGTTGCCATTATCGATGGCGATGAGGCGCATTATCAAGAAGCACTGAGAGATGCGTTAGAGGCGCATTACCAGTTCTACATGAATGAAGATGTTCGTTATTCGCCAAAAGGGAATGTTTCTTTGAAACTGATTGGTCTTGCTGCATTGGCATACGATAAGTATGGCTGGACAATTCCAGAAACCGCATATTTGCCGAAATGGCTCGTTTACGGTGAACAGGATCTTTGTTCTAAATAA